Proteins found in one Triticum aestivum cultivar Chinese Spring chromosome 4D, IWGSC CS RefSeq v2.1, whole genome shotgun sequence genomic segment:
- the LOC123100640 gene encoding uncharacterized protein, protein MVNSLGPHHSSSSSSSSSTSRSGQRPASGFARLLWTNSSSSSSARAPVEKCRLRLPACCSTYTCHSPSRLARTMSASAMEDLRAKSMACAGVGGGEASSSAAASAAASRIIAQWAARRRQACEQMVLGGLDRRDRDSELMALARLHAVSTMLDASSFLRARADANDDDDDDGRRARSPERALVRRIAREWTAPAPAQPQGSPRGGNDGGVGEEWLGETERERVRSVRERVRRASQGGDGGDGHAPGLRWRQARAPTAARRMSMERLRELQGLSEHRAVSSFAHRGRIQSILRGRIIGGGRPTRDDVTISTAAGESGQITQSRPGSGAENITSDQATHLENASANHEIIQTLQPAQDQPDNVPNTSDALQDGQLDQAQDMHGYQEYSSDSGSSAQSGEHSGSSSDGNGSARQEAIAYVQPPPSVQWPGETSGSGASGQEAEEEEEEWHVIDNPEAEAQQWRPEDLGGFARHNRLQEDALYGMYRAELRELLSRRSVSNLLSSGFRESLDQLVHSYAQRQEHDPPAPLNQDHVQHQRIGGSDRAEHAAAGAQPAAGQRQQRRWRMVPPRRDWNRQPVHRPDELEVDEAIHDLRDDMAVLQRGMASTQQMLQACMEMQVELQRSIRQEVASAMHRSLSLHGTVRWYDDGSQWELVRKGTCCICCDSQIDSLLYRCGHMCTCSKCARELLRGAGKCPLCRAPIVEVVRAYSII, encoded by the exons ATGGTGAACTCGCTAGGGCCACaccactcttcttcttcttcttcttcttcctccacctcTCGATCGGGCCAGCGTCCCGCCTCGGGATTTGCTAGGCTGCTCTGgaccaactcctcctcctcctcctctgctcgcgCGCCCGTGGAAAaatgccgcctccgcctccccgccTGCTGCTCTACTTATACCTGCCACTCGCCCTCCCGCCTAGCTAGGACCATGTCGGCGAGCGCCATGGAGGACCTCCGCGCCAAGAGCATGGCgtgcgccggggtcgggggcggggAGGCGTCGTCGTCCGCAGCGGCCAGCGCCGCCGCGTCCAGGATCATCGCGCAGTGGGCCGCGCGGCGCCGGCAGGCCTGCGAGCAGATGGTGCTCGGCGGGCTCGACCGCCGCGACCGCGACTCGGAGCTCATGGCGCTCGCGCGCCTCCACGCCGTCTCCACCATGCTCgacgcctcctccttcctccgcgCCCGCGCCGAcgccaacgacgacgacgacgacgacgggagGCGCGCGCGGTCGCCGGAGCGCGCACTCGTGCGGCGGATCGCGCGTGAGTGGacggcgcccgcgcccgcgcaGCCGCAGGGCTCCCCGCGCGGCGGCAACGACGGCGGCGTAGGCGAGGAGTGGCTGGGCGAGACGGAGCGCGAGCGCGTGCGGTCGGTGCGGGAGCGCGTGCGCAGGGCCAGccagggcggcgacggcggggacggccACGCGCCGGGGCTCCGCTGGCGGCAGGCGCGCGCGCCGACCGCCGCCAGGCGCATGTCCATGGAGCGGCTGCGCGAGCTCCAGGGCCTCTCGGAGCACCGCGCTGTGTCCTCCTTCGCCCACCGCGGGCGCATCCAG TCCATTCTGCGAGGCAGAATCATTGGTGGTGGAAGGCCTACGCGGGACGACGTGACGATTTCTACGGCAGCCGGAGAATCGGGACAGATTACACAGAGTCGTCCTGGATCTGGAGCAGAAAACATCACCAGTGATCAAGCAACTCACCTGGAGAATGCTTCTGCCAACCATGAGATCATCCAGACGCTTCAGCCAGCACAAGATCAGCCCGACAACGTACCAAACACCAGTGATGCTCTGCAGGATGGCCAGCTTGATCAGGCACAAGACATGCACGGGTACCAGGAGTACTCGTCGGACTCGGGGTCCTCGGCGCAGAGCGGCGAGCACTCCGGCTCTTCCTCCGACGGCAACGGCAGCGCGCGGCAGGAAGCCATAGCTTACGTGCAGCCTCCACCCAGTGTGCAGTGGCCAGGGGAGACATCGGGATCGGGTGCTAGTGGccaggaagcagaggaggaggaggaggagtggcatgTCATTGATAATCCAGAAGCTGAAGCACAGCAATGGCGGCCGGAAGATCTAGGCGGCTTCGCTCGGCATAACCGTCTCCAGGAAGACGCGCTCTACGGAATGTACAGGGCTGAGCTCAGAGAACTCCTAAGCAG GCGCAGCGTCTCCAATCTGCTCAGCAGCGGCTTCCGCGAGAGCCTGGACCAGCTCGTCCACTCGTATGCTCAGAGGCAGGAGCATGACCCTCCAGCTCCACTCAACCAAGACCATGTTCAACACCAGCGGATCGGTGGATCAGACCGGGCCGAGCACGCCGCCGCCGGTGCGCAGCCTGCCGCCGGCCAAAGGCAGCAGCGGCGCTGGCGGATGGTGCCGCCTCGTCGTGACTGGAACCGGCAACCTGTGCACCGCCCAGATGAACTT GAAGTTGATGAGGCCATCCACGACCTGCGGGACGACATGGCCGTGCTCCAGCGCGGGATGGCCAGCACGCAGCAGATGCTGCAGGCGTGCATGGAGATGCAGGTCGAGCTGCAGAGGTCCATCCGGCAGGAGGTCGCCTCTGCCATGCACCGCTCTCTGTCCCTCCATG GGACAGTTAGATGGTACGATGATGGATCACAGTGGGAGCTGGTGAGGAAAGGGACCTGCTGCATCTGCTGCGACAGCCAGATCGACTCGCTTCTCTACAG GTGTGGGCACATGTGCACCTGCTCAAAGTGCGCCCGCGAGCTGCTCCGCGGGGCCGGCAAGTGCCCGCTGTGCCGCGCGCCCATCGTCGAGGTCGTCCGGGCTTACAGCATAATCTGA